The nucleotide window AGATTTAGTAGCTAGAAGATAAAGGGGGAAACCTCCCGTTCTCTATTTCATACAAAGAAAAGTCTCACAAGACTGTATTATTTGTGTTTACCTGGGGGCCAGTGTGATTTTTCTTGAAGTCACACTGGATTTGTTCTGTGTAATTGGGTCTGGCCATGTTTCATAGTCCTGTTCTGTTTCCATTGACAAACGCTCTGACCCCATCTTATCCATAATCCGTCCTTGAAATAGTGTAGCATTGAGGACATTTACATGTGAGGCTAGCTCACCCTGCATTAGAGAGCTGGTTGTGTGCATCTTTTCCCAGCTGGGCCCATGGTGATTCAGGTCAGCTGATTGATATCAGCgaacaggaaaaaaacaatgtGTATCACAGTGTCAACCACCCACCAAAGTAACAGAGTTGCCCTTAGAAATAACTACATTCAAAGGCTTTTGCCACTTTAAcaagaatttaaatttttaatttttactcaaatattttaaaataagattttgcttCTCATTACTTATTTTGGTGGAAATATGTCCCTTTGTCCTTAGTATTTTTACAAAAGTGGGTTAGAGGCGTAAACATTTAGACATGAGGCCTTTCTAagtattaaatttgtttttatgtgAAAGTAAGTGATCTGAATCTTTGTGGTTTTCCCTCTTACCGCAGCACTGTATAGGGATATGCATTGAAAAAGCAGTTGGTCTCAGGGGTTGaacaaatagacaaagcaattaATAAATGACAAATGTTACATGGGAATCTGACTTTAATAGAAAAGGATTAGTATACCAAAAATAACGTGAAGGTAGGAAAAACAGCAGTGGGAAGCACAGTGCATCAATGAGAGAGGAGGCATGCAGAGGATGGGTAGTGTGTGCAGTAAATGGTCACGTTAATGTTAACAGGTCAGTCTGTCAAGTCTTTCCTTAAACGTTTCCTCCTCCTACAGGTAAAGGCCCTAAAATAATCCAGGAATTCTAATACTATCAGAAGATAATGTAAAAATTAATGGCAACTGTTTAAGAACAATGCAAGCCCTGACTTAAACATTATTGTATATTACCCTCTAACAGCTCAGGAGACACTATCTCAGGAATGATTCCACAGAAGATCATAGTTTTGTGACTTACTTAAGTTTTCAGAGTTAATGGAGTCAAGATGGACTGGCTGAGTTCATCTCAAATAGTCTTGTCAAAGTCCATCTAGGCTCTTATTGTGAGAAATTGTTTGATTATAATGTTTCTGTATGCAGATGAATGATAGTTGTTCGCCTCTGGATTTGGCTGaaaacagcaaatttggaaccATAAAATATCAAGCATCAAAAGTCAAATGATTTCACTTACTCTGACATAAAAACTGTTCTGGAACAGTTTTATAATGGTTCTTTACTATGATAGGATGGACATTTTAAGGCTGATATTAGTGTTTATTTCATATACAAGAGAGTGTAGAATTAGTGCCTTCCTGATGTCTcctcatattttgtttttttgagaatTCTAATATAGTCTTTCGGCAATTTTAGAAATTATACATAGAAATGGAGATGGAAGACCAAATGTTATCTCAATTTTTATTGACGTATAACTCACATATAACACTACGGTGTACAATttagtgatttgatatttaaaTGCATTGTGAAATGACCTCCATGATAAATCTAGTAATCATCTGTCcccatataaaattattaaagtgcTACTGATTATATTCCTTACACTCTATATTACATCCCATGACTTTATTCATTTATAACTGGatgtttctatttcattattcCCTTTATCTATTTCATCCAACCCCCTAATCCatctcctctggcaaccaccagtttgttctctgtatctatgagtgaGTCTGTTATTGTTCTGTTCTGTTTGTACATTTCTGATgcttttttgattccacatatgaatgaaaTTATACAGCAGATATCTGTCTCTCTGACTGTATTTCATCTAGCATAATATTCTCTGGGTCCAGCCATGTTGTCACAATTAGCaagactgcatttttttttttttttgtctgtatctTTACACTGTTTAAGTGTAAGGATATAGCTTAGTATGAAAGCAAAATGGACCTGCTCACTAAATCCCAAAAGAGGCTGATTTTCCCATCAAACCAGGATGATATGAATGTCAGGACAACTTTCCCTGACAACTTTCCCAAGTTGTCAGGACAACTTTGGAGTACATACCATGCCAAGAGGGTCAACACAAAAGATCTGAAGCCTATGGACGGTTCTCTaccaagaagaagaagagggaggagacatgccAAATATTATTATTCCCAAACTGAACATTTAGCTGAGGAACTGCAAATAGCCAGAAGGGTCAATGTATTTTGCTACCTTACCTGAAAGCCTCCACCAAGTGACAGAAGAAGCAATTCTTGCCACTGATGGCTGAAAAATCACCATCATCAGATCTCTTCCTCTATCTGAAGTCAATCCTACCAGAAAATACCCAGGGCCTACTAGAAATGTTGTCTCTTGTGGAGTCCTGAGTAACAAAACccataaaaatattaatgccAATTACAAATTCACGAAACTGAAGCACAGTGTAAATTTACCATTATGCCACTCTTCTCTACCATAATACTTATCATATGGTAGGTGTTGGATAATCCAGTGAATTAAAAGATAACCTTAGAGGGCTCAGAAAAATGattgatatgtaaaatataacCCCTGAGTTTTCATGTTTTTCATCACTCCTGAGTAACTCTGAAAATTCATTGAAATTTTAAACATCATAATCTCATCATAtccataaaatttgtttttattttgtttttggtaaaGAACATGTTAAGATAcactttctctgattttttatGACCGACATCTTCAAGAAACAAGAGTAGACAACTTGTTTTCACTGAGTACCTAGACACTATAGAACACTAATACTTGGGTGTATTTAAATTCTGTGATAAATGCATAATTTTTGAATTATCTGGAGAAGACTTCTTAGAGGAGGAACCTCATCCAgagtctaaaaggaaaaaaagaaaaaagaaaaggaagtaaaatattGTTCATTATTTTGCACTTTCTACACTTCTCATTCTTACTACCCTGATAGGATCCATAATCCTATTCATTGATAGTTTTCATGGGCTCTGAAGATGTGAGAACTAGCTGTCACCCTGGCAGATTTCATAAGACAACTTTTGATAAAACTTAAGCATCTCAAATTacatgcttttgttttatttttatttgaagtaacacagatgggaaaacagtggaaacagtgttagattttatttttggaggctccaaaatcactgcagatggtgattgtagccatgaaattaaaagacgcttactccttggaaggaaagttatgaccaacctagatagcacattaaaaagcagagacattactttgccaacaaaggtctgtctaggcaaggttatggtttttccagtaatcatgtatggatgtcagagttggactgtgaagaaagctgagtgctgaagaattggtgcttttgaactgtggtgttggagaagactcttgagagtcccttggactgcaaggagatccaaccagtccatcctaaaagagatcagtcctgggtgttcattggactgactgatgctgaggctgaaactccaatattttggccacctcatgcgaagagttgactcgttggaaaataccctgattctgggagggattgggggcaagaggagaaggggacagcagaggatgagatggctggatggcatcactgactcgatggatgtgagtctgagtgaactccaggagttggtgatggacagtgaggcctggcgcgttgcaattcatggggtcacaaagagtcggacatgactgagcgactgaactgaactgatggtacaAAGAGGAAACAACAAAACTATAAATTATGGTGAATTTTAAGAAGAGAACATTTTTACCACATGAATGCGAATCTGCTTGGTTTTTGCACCATAGACAAGTGGATTGAGAAATGGAGGGACCAGCAAGTAAATGCTAGAAAAGAGGATGTGGATGTAAGGGGGGATGTGAGAACCAAACCTAtgtgcaaagaaagagaagaaggcaaGGAGGTAGAATTGGAGGAAGACACAGATGTGAGCGATGCAAGTATTGAATGCTTTCAACCTAGCCTCCTTCTGGGGCAAACGAAAAACTGTGGTAAATATCTGTACATAGGACAATGAGATGCATATGAGGTCAAACCCAGCAACAGTGAAAGCCACAAACAAACCATAGATTTTGTTGACCCTGGCATCTTCTGCAGCCAGTTTCACAATGGCCATATGCTCACAGTAGCAGTGGGAGATAACTTTTGTATGAAAAAAGTGCAGCTGGTGTTTTATCAGTACTAGGCTGGGGGTCACAAAAATGGTAGCCCTGAGTGTTACCATAGCTGCTATTTGGGTGACTAGCTGGGGGGTGAAGATGGAAGCATGTCTCAGTGGAtaacagatggccacatagcggtccaGGGCCATGGCCAGGAGGAAGCCTGACTCAAAGCCTTCAAATGTGTGAATGAGCCACATTTGAAGCAGGCAAGAGTCAAAATATATCTCTGGTATATGAAACCAGAAGATTCCAAGCATTTTGGGCACAATGCTGGTGCTAAGAGCAATATCTGTGACTCCTAGCATGCCCAGGAAAATGTACATGGGTTCATGGAGGCTGGGCTCCGATTTGATGATGATCAGAAGCAAGGCATTTCCAATTACAGCAGTGAGATACATGGCACAGAATGGAATCCCAATCCAGCACTGCACAGACTCCAGGCCTGGGATCCCTATTAGCATGAACACAGAAGGCATGaagactgtgatgttggaaatgGACATAGTGTCTTTGCATTTCCAGATGCAAACAAATTAGTCTGTGCTATTGTACTATCTATTTTTATGCCAAGTCTTCAGATTTTCTGATTTTAGCTGAACTCTGAGATCATATCATCCATCTCCTTCATATAAGTGAAGGGAAAATACAGATTCACAAGCCACATCACTGTTTAGGAAGTCCATCCACAAACACTACACCACAATAAGACGTTATGTTCATGGCCAGCCAACCTCAGTAGCACCAACCAAATCACATGGGTAATGGAATAAATTGctgacttgtttttttctttccagacctgtggacaaagaaaaaataatagactTGTTCATTTTGTTTGTAGATTGCATTTTAATCAGTTTGATGAATCCCTCCATACTGTACATTCTAGCTACTGCTCAATCACTCTATTATTCTCAGTTGTCTTTAAGTCAGGAACAGTTTGCGTGAACAGATTCTCAGACTCtgattagtattttattttaaatggctccttgtgaaagaaaaatagagataaaaacaGTTGACATCAATGAGCATAATGTACTTAGTTATTTATATTATCTCTTCTGTATAAGACTGGATGATTTTTCAAAAGAATGTAAAGAGTTAGAAAAGACCATTCAGATTCACATATTTGTGGCAATCCTGGTCAAAGTTCTTTGCTACTTTCTACATTTCTCATAAAGCTGTGttatattttgcttatatttcttcAGCTGAAATCATTAAAATTAGTTGTGTGCTCAAAATAGTTGAAGTTCTATAATACACATTAGTGCAGAAGGAGGAATCTCTGGGACTCAAGAAAATCAGCAGCAGAAATGATTGGGACAGGAGGGCTCATTCTTGACTACAACATATGAGAAAATGAGTAAATGCGTAACATAGCCGAATTGAGGCTAATGTCTTGCGTTTACCCTGGTCAGAGCTCCCATAAGCATGAGATTTGTCCACTTTAGGTTCATTAACTCTTAATGCAGTATGGATAACTTGGAagaggagtctttttttttttttttttgttcaagcAAAGTatattaattagaaaataaaggatgaaaggacaggatttttaaaaagagtcagatgtaaaGCTAGTTACTTTATGTCAGCAAGCTCCTAAGGTATCATCTAACCATATACTTAACATCAATAAACATACCAGTAAATGCTAGGacagctgtgatttatgttgCTAAACATCAAGTGAAAGAATGATGTCAGTCGGGCcattttatggcagaaaccatgtATTTGCTGACAAATAGCTGGAATAGACTTAATGAATTAACTACTTTGATTTTGGCAAGTTTTATCCCCAatgcttcagagaaggcaatggcaccccactccagtgctctgcctggaaaatcccatggatggaggagcctggtaggttgcagtccatggggctgctaagagtcggacacaactgagcgacttcactttcacttttcactttcatgcattggagaaggaaatggcaacccactccagtgttcttgcctggagaatcccagggatgggggagcctggtggggtcacacagagtcggacacgactgaggtgacttagcagcagcagcagcagcagcatccccaaTGCTTAGTTCAGTGACTCTCCAACCCATAGATGGCCGACTCCTTTCTAATAAGGGTAAAGGAGTCTAATAAGGGTAAAGGGATCATTTTCTTCAGAAATGATCAAAATGAGAATAGGACTCCTTTAAGTATAAACATAGTATCTGACTTTTTCAAAGGTAAAGAACTGTCATGTGACCATCACATGATAGTATGGACAGTGGGATGACAGGCGGGTATACATAAGTGAGTGCAGGACTGATGGGATGCAGTGATTATTGTGAAAAAGCtgataatggaatattatgaaAGTTAATTTAGAAATAGGAGGACTTACTTGTCAATAGCTATTGGAACGCGTTGCTGCTCTTGCCTGACACCTGAAAAGTACTGTTTGTTCTTCACCCACGAGTTCTCATTGCTCAATTCTTTCTTCCACCTGAGACGGAAGAAAGTCTCATGCCCTCGTGTTCTGTTCTGCAGTTCCTCTTATATCTGTCCCCTCTACATCAGCACAAAGTCACTGTCATGCGTTCTAATCGATTTGGTGCTGGGGCCATATGTAACATGTGAAAAACCGgaatatttcttcatattttattttcactctgGATACAGACACTCTTCTTCTCCATTTCTGCCTGAGATGATGTTTGTGTGCTCATTGCCCAACCAAACTCTGAGCAAAGTCTGAGTTATTCTTGGGTACAGCGTAAATTTATTGATTCAAATTGGGGAGGAAAATTGCTAGCCACCAATTTTAATACCCCCTAATAAATGTTTGGAGAAAGCAGAGTTGGGAACTTGGAATCAGGGATTTATTAGCCACTAGAGTAACCACAAGGGACCCAACAGATTTTAATTAATTCCTCTTGGGTTCATTCACATGTAATATTCCCTGAAATCATTTCTATAACTTGCAGATAAGATACCTTCTCACTCCCCTCTTTTCTCTCACaggctaaaaacaaaaaaaattatatatttacaagTTTTCTTTCAGTTAGTTGACTTTCTTTCTGATGTTCTCATCTGCAAATTAACCTCAAGTCCACTTAAATGTAGACATGTTGATATTCTTATAGATTATACACCAAaggttttataaaatatgaatgatatttcctgtgctgtaatttatgtctttGTGCTTTTTCACTTTATAACTGGTACTTGGTGCCTCTTCATCTCCTTCACTTATTCCACCCTCATCCATTTTATACTCCCTACAGTTCTATCCTGGATCCTTTTCAGCCTCAAACTATGCAAACATGTTTGCAATCCTATCTACTTGAGATAATTTATTTAACACCTTCATTATGCCAACTCATATAACAATTTCTCCAGCTGAGATGTTCTCACTCAGTCCAGGTTCATAGGGCCAAAATTTCATATTGAAATTTTAGTTCATACTATGATAAACTGTTCCTGGGCATGTCATTTAACTCCaagatgggttaaaaaaaaagttatttccaaCTTTACTGtaatatttgcaaatatcttcatGCCTAGGTCTATACCTATCTAGATTTTGGGGGTGGTTAAGGAGTGGTTAGGCTACCGGATATGTTTTAAAGGATCATAAATTCTAATTTGTTTACCAAAAGTACAGATATGCATTCATTATCAAACACACACCAATCCAGCAGTCTTGGTCTTCAGCAGAGTAAAACCAATTAGACTTATTTTCTGGTCAGATAGACTGGTGTTAAGCAGAGACTCATTTTATAATTATCCTCTTAAAGAATCATTTGGATATGATCATTACATGACCATAATTAGAGGAAACAGAGGTCAATAAATGGTGTTCTTATGAATATCAAAGGAGAAAATGGTCTATATAATTTCCTGATACtcttcatatttcatttttaaattggacttGAATTTAacgatatttaattattttatgataTTCCTCATTATATGATTGGTTAAAGAATGTGTTTTTGAGTTGCCTAGTTTTTAATCTGGATTCTGCCACTTACTATTTCTGTGGTATGAGGGATATTTGTTGTCCATGTTTCCATTTTTGTAGCTGCACCATGTAAGAAAAACTAGCAGTGGCTTCATATCTTTTTCTATAGATTAAATTATCTTAATCTATGTAAATCACATAGTATAGTATACTATATGGAgcttttttcaaatttatgacttctagaaggaaatggcaacccactccagtgttcttgcctggcaaatcccagcctggtgggctgccgtctatggggttgcacagagtcggacacaactgaagcaacttagcagcagcagcagcagcattgtgatATTACTGAACCTAAAAATCAGAATATATAGGCATTGTGAATTTTGGCTGTGTGATTCACAGACTTTTATCAGATTTGGTGGGAAAGTAATGACTACAATAAATTTTAAGTACTTTTTGAGCAAATTCTACCAGAAACTGTGCTTACTGCTTTATACGAATCATGTAATCTTTAAGCCATCAAAGCTAAACTGTTTTATATTCTATTTACAAACGAAAAAAACTAAATTCAAACAGGTCAAGTCACTGGCAACATTCCATAGATATTAATAGTGAAAAAATTAGATTTTGGACTTAAGTCTGATTCAACTGTTTAACACAAAATTGCAGACTTGTTTTGGCAAGAACAATTTTTCACTGTGTGGCTTTGAAAAATTTACGTAAATTCTCTTAGATTCTTGATTTGTATAATGAGATTAATAATAGTATCTAATTTATGGGATTATCATGGGGATTACCAGTATTTACTACTGTGGAATGTTGTTTCAACTACATTGAAAATGTAAGGACTAAGCTATTAAAAATATCCtattccatttttatgatttcACTGAATTGAGTACTTTTAAAGACAGATatttgaaaaatgggaaaaaatacattGAGTAAAGTatacaaaagcagaaaatatacatatataaatgatgCCACATGTCACCTTTTACACTTAACTTTTgttataaggacttccctggtggctcagatggtaaagcatctgcctacaatacgggagacccaggttcgatccctgggttgggaagatcctctggagaaggaaatggcaacccactccagtactcttgcctggataatcccatggacggaggagcattgtaggctacagtccatggggtcgcaaagagtcggacacgactgagcgacttcactttgttaTAAGACAGTAACCCCTCTTAACTGATGATTATCATTCAAGACTGAATGATATATGCGGGTATTCACTGTAGTTTGTGGAAAGTCAAAATCATCtagagggaaaaatataaaagctgaGTCATACAGGCCCTGCCTGAGGGGACTGCAtcactttatttcttctctatGTACCTTCCTGTTGATAAGGAGCCAGTCTACtactaaattggagaaggaaatggcaacccactccagtattctggcctggaagactccatggactggggagcctggcggcCTGCAGCCCATGGAGTGGCGAAGAGTCAGAGGTAGCTGAGGACACACACCCTGCTACTACATAATTCAGGTGAACAAATCCACTCTCTCTGCCATGCTTCAGGAGTAAGCAAGCATGTGTGCACTTGCTCCTCAAGAGCAGAGTCCAGGCTTCCCACAGCCATCCTGTTAGTCCCACCAGCCCTCCAGCCAGCCAAAGAGACTTGTCTTTCTCCTGGTGTCAGACTTCAGGGCTGCAGTTGGCAGTGCCCAATAT belongs to Bos indicus x Bos taurus breed Angus x Brahman F1 hybrid chromosome 15, Bos_hybrid_MaternalHap_v2.0, whole genome shotgun sequence and includes:
- the LOC113904793 gene encoding olfactory receptor 52A1-like, which produces MSISNITVFMPSVFMLIGIPGLESVQCWIGIPFCAMYLTAVIGNALLLIIIKSEPSLHEPMYIFLGMLGVTDIALSTSIVPKMLGIFWFHIPEIYFDSCLLQMWLIHTFEGFESGFLLAMALDRYVAICYPLRHASIFTPQLVTQIAAMVTLRATIFVTPSLVLIKHQLHFFHTKVISHCYCEHMAIVKLAAEDARVNKIYGLFVAFTVAGFDLICISLSYVQIFTTVFRLPQKEARLKAFNTCIAHICVFLQFYLLAFFSFFAHRFGSHIPPYIHILFSSIYLLVPPFLNPLVYGAKTKQIRIHVVKMFSS